The following proteins are encoded in a genomic region of Sorangiineae bacterium MSr12523:
- a CDS encoding beta-lactamase family protein: protein MRATEKISTPTLLLVLFLSACTAPPRAAPSGISAASVASSRPSEKIAQVEHGLLPPVRIQGETVPWSIEERMRAYRVPGLVVAVFEDYRVAWTKAYGAADVSTGARMTEDTLMQCGSISKSVAAAVALEEVRAGKLSLDADINTALKSWKVPESELARRTPVTLRRLLSHTAGITVHGFPGYATDEGVPSLRQVLDGQGPANTPAIVVDLLPGSKFRYSGGGISIVQQAVLDVEGGQPYPRIAAERVLGPWGMTHSTYEQPLPSERLAFASAGHMFGKPIPGKRNTYPEMGAAGLWTTAGDLSRFFIEIQRALGGRESHASKEIATLMTTRVAEVGPVQDVSLGTFISKKGDAEYFGHGGSNLGFEATALARKGKGYGAVIMANSNGSELLFDELLRAIAHEYRWEGYDEAPVERKTLDIARVTPFVGRWTDGGALAFELAVRDGRFERRFPMHDPEELVPTGDGHFVGRESGTRLRLTADNSVELGDEKSPRRLSRVTSDAATPIFLLETPDRFDDAVAAFRKRLSADPKDVAASERTLDGIGWNLLGKQHDAAAIRVARLRAAVHSDSPAAYEDLGEMYAWMGQRAQATEAYRFAIAVMNRSALATAAEKAAFAARMEKKIRRAAPP from the coding sequence ATGCGCGCTACGGAAAAGATTTCGACCCCAACACTGCTCCTCGTCCTTTTCCTTTCAGCGTGCACGGCCCCGCCCAGGGCAGCGCCTTCGGGCATCTCGGCCGCGAGCGTCGCGTCCTCACGACCGTCGGAGAAGATCGCGCAGGTCGAGCACGGGTTGCTCCCACCGGTCCGCATCCAAGGCGAGACCGTGCCGTGGTCCATCGAAGAGCGCATGCGGGCGTACCGCGTTCCCGGTCTGGTCGTAGCCGTGTTCGAAGATTATCGCGTCGCGTGGACCAAGGCCTATGGGGCGGCGGACGTGTCCACGGGCGCGCGCATGACGGAAGATACCTTGATGCAATGTGGTTCCATCAGCAAATCCGTTGCGGCAGCCGTGGCGCTGGAGGAGGTTCGCGCGGGCAAGCTTTCGCTCGACGCGGACATCAACACGGCGCTGAAAAGCTGGAAGGTCCCTGAAAGCGAACTCGCGCGGCGGACACCCGTCACATTGCGGCGGCTTTTGAGCCACACGGCCGGTATTACCGTGCACGGTTTTCCCGGATATGCCACCGACGAGGGGGTGCCCTCGTTGCGCCAGGTTTTGGACGGACAAGGACCCGCCAATACACCCGCCATCGTGGTCGACCTTCTGCCGGGTTCGAAGTTTCGTTACTCGGGCGGAGGGATCAGCATCGTTCAGCAGGCGGTGCTCGATGTCGAGGGCGGGCAGCCCTATCCGCGCATTGCCGCGGAACGTGTGCTCGGTCCGTGGGGGATGACCCACAGCACCTACGAACAGCCGCTGCCATCGGAGCGTCTCGCCTTCGCATCGGCAGGTCACATGTTTGGGAAACCGATTCCCGGAAAGCGCAATACGTATCCAGAAATGGGGGCGGCCGGACTGTGGACCACCGCGGGCGATCTCTCGCGTTTCTTCATTGAGATTCAGCGCGCGCTGGGCGGGCGTGAATCGCACGCGTCGAAAGAGATCGCGACCCTCATGACGACGAGGGTCGCCGAGGTGGGGCCCGTTCAGGACGTCTCGCTGGGCACGTTCATTTCGAAAAAGGGCGATGCGGAGTACTTTGGTCACGGCGGTTCGAACTTGGGATTCGAGGCCACCGCGCTCGCCCGCAAGGGCAAGGGGTATGGCGCCGTCATCATGGCCAACTCCAACGGGAGCGAATTGCTCTTCGACGAACTGCTCCGCGCCATCGCGCATGAGTACCGATGGGAAGGGTACGACGAGGCGCCGGTCGAGCGGAAAACGCTCGATATTGCGCGCGTGACGCCCTTCGTGGGGCGCTGGACGGACGGTGGGGCACTGGCCTTCGAGCTCGCGGTTCGCGATGGTCGCTTCGAGCGTCGATTCCCCATGCACGATCCCGAGGAGCTCGTTCCCACGGGGGACGGCCACTTCGTCGGCCGTGAGAGCGGCACCCGCCTCAGGCTGACGGCGGACAATTCCGTCGAGCTCGGGGACGAGAAATCGCCGCGACGCCTTTCGCGCGTGACGAGCGATGCTGCGACGCCGATTTTCCTGCTGGAAACCCCAGACCGGTTCGATGACGCGGTTGCAGCGTTCCGCAAGCGGCTTTCTGCCGATCCGAAAGATGTCGCAGCGTCGGAGCGGACCTTGGACGGCATCGGTTGGAATCTGCTCGGCAAACAGCACGACGCGGCCGCGATTCGCGTTGCGCGCCTTCGCGCAGCGGTCCATTCGGACTCGCCGGCGGCGTACGAGGATCTCGGAGAGATGTACGCGTGGATGGGGCAACGCGCACAAGCGACGGAGGCATACCGTTTCGCCATTGCGGTGATGAATCGCAGCGCGCTGGCGACCGCCGCCGAGAAAGCCGCATTCGCGGCGCGCATGGAGAAGAAAATCCGCCGCGCCGCGCCGCCGTGA
- a CDS encoding arginase family protein, producing the protein MPYAIIEAPSILGLRPSGVEKLPERLLSHGLAERIHARKASRLDTPPYRTERDPETSVLNARAIAEWSPRLADAVGKVMDAGEFPLVLGGDCSIVLGSTLALKRRGRYGLLFIDGHADFYQPEASPTGEAADMDLALATGHGPALLTDLEGRGPLVRNEDAVVFGFRDAEDQRQYGCQPLPSALRAVDLEAVRRLGIESAARMAIEHVARPELDGFFVHVDADCLDDAIMPAVDYRMPGGLQWNELETVLSMALASGWCVGLEVAIYNPALDEDGSSGRGLTEVLAGALGPS; encoded by the coding sequence ATGCCGTACGCCATCATCGAAGCCCCATCCATTTTAGGGCTGAGGCCCAGCGGTGTGGAGAAGTTGCCCGAGCGATTGCTCTCGCATGGTCTGGCCGAGCGAATCCATGCCCGCAAGGCCTCGCGGCTGGACACGCCGCCGTACCGCACCGAGCGCGATCCTGAAACGAGCGTCCTCAACGCGCGTGCCATTGCCGAATGGTCTCCGCGGCTGGCCGATGCCGTCGGGAAAGTGATGGACGCGGGCGAATTCCCGCTGGTGTTGGGCGGCGATTGCTCCATCGTGCTCGGCTCGACCTTGGCGCTCAAACGGCGTGGCCGCTATGGGCTCTTGTTCATCGATGGCCATGCGGACTTCTATCAGCCCGAGGCAAGTCCCACGGGCGAGGCGGCCGATATGGACTTGGCGCTGGCCACGGGGCATGGGCCAGCGTTGCTGACGGATCTCGAAGGACGCGGGCCGCTGGTGCGCAACGAGGATGCGGTCGTCTTCGGCTTTCGCGATGCCGAGGATCAAAGGCAATACGGCTGTCAGCCCCTGCCCTCTGCTTTGCGTGCCGTCGATCTCGAGGCCGTACGACGGCTGGGCATCGAATCGGCTGCACGCATGGCCATCGAGCACGTCGCACGCCCCGAGCTCGATGGATTCTTCGTTCACGTCGATGCCGATTGCCTGGACGACGCCATCATGCCGGCGGTGGATTACCGCATGCCCGGTGGACTGCAGTGGAACGAGCTGGAGACCGTTCTGTCCATGGCCTTGGCGAGCGGATGGTGCGTCGGGCTGGAAGTGGCCATTTACAATCCGGCCTTGGACGAAGATGGCTCCTCGGGGCGCGGGCTCACCGAGGTGCTGGCCGGCGCGCTGGGGCCTTCGTAG
- a CDS encoding YdeI/OmpD-associated family protein, producing the protein MKERASDDGPILFARPKQWEAWLAKHHASSAGIWVRLAKKDSGIESMTRPQAVEGALAWGWIDGQAMPGDETSWLQRFTPRRPRSPWSKINRDKAEALIASGKMKAPGLAEVERAKADGRWDAAYDSPRNASVPDDLARALAANARAAKFFETIDSANRYAILYRVQAAKKPETRASRIAQFVEMLAKHETIHAPRAKKAAKATKAPARRPAPR; encoded by the coding sequence ATGAAAGAACGAGCGAGTGACGACGGGCCGATTCTCTTCGCGCGCCCCAAACAATGGGAGGCTTGGCTGGCGAAGCACCACGCCTCGTCGGCGGGTATTTGGGTTCGATTGGCGAAAAAGGACAGTGGGATCGAATCCATGACGCGGCCGCAAGCGGTGGAGGGCGCTCTGGCGTGGGGCTGGATCGATGGGCAAGCCATGCCGGGTGACGAGACCTCGTGGCTGCAGCGGTTTACACCGCGTCGTCCGCGCAGCCCGTGGTCCAAGATCAACCGGGACAAGGCCGAGGCGCTCATCGCGAGTGGGAAGATGAAAGCTCCGGGCCTCGCGGAAGTGGAACGCGCCAAGGCCGACGGCCGATGGGACGCCGCCTACGATTCGCCGCGCAATGCGTCCGTGCCCGACGATCTCGCGCGTGCCTTGGCGGCGAATGCCCGGGCGGCGAAATTTTTCGAGACCATCGATTCGGCCAATCGATATGCCATTTTGTACCGCGTGCAAGCCGCCAAGAAGCCTGAAACGCGGGCGTCGCGCATTGCCCAGTTCGTCGAGATGCTCGCCAAGCACGAGACGATTCACGCGCCCAGGGCCAAGAAGGCCGCGAAGGCTACGAAGGCCCCAGCGCGCCGGCCAGCACCTCGGTGA